One window from the genome of [Clostridium] celerecrescens 18A encodes:
- a CDS encoding ABC transporter ATP-binding protein produces MAVNSSRIDEDQKEVFKKDTLLRLYRYLLDFKKEIVIVLFIMAGTIAISMSAPLMMEYAINSCVANKDMAGLIWLGSGAIVLFLLFLAGTKMRMRLMADVSNRVLLNIREELYKHIQTLGFGFFDSRPTGKILARIIGDVNALKDVLSDSVTQLIPDLITVVCVAVIMLIKNYRLAMAALLTLPILAVGMFLIETTVHRRWQIYRKKTSNLNAYVHEDLSGIRIIQSFAAEPETKEVFHDLVNQHYKSFMDAVIVADGFGPLVEVTWGLGGFLLYFIGIRIVGVENIGIGTFLAFSTYIAMFWSPIRNLANFYNKLTTNISAAERIFDIIDTEAEITDQEGANVLPEIKGEVVFENVSFAYGDEPDRLILDDVNFTVKPGETIALVGPTGAGKTTIVNLISRFYETTGGKIFVDGHEIKEVTLNSLRSQMGIMTQDNFLFSGTIRDNIKYGRLDASDAEVIEAAKAVNAHEFIMKLENGYDSVISERGAGLSIGQRQLLAFARTMVSMPGILILDEATSSIDTHTELLVQQGIDALLRGRTSFVIAHRLSTIRKADRIFVIDQGNIMEAGSHEELMEQKGAYYKLYQSQFS; encoded by the coding sequence ATGGCAGTCAATTCAAGCAGAATAGATGAAGATCAGAAGGAAGTTTTTAAAAAGGACACTCTGCTTCGCCTGTATCGATATCTCCTGGATTTTAAAAAGGAGATCGTTATCGTTCTTTTTATCATGGCAGGAACTATAGCCATCAGTATGTCAGCACCCCTTATGATGGAATATGCCATTAATTCCTGTGTGGCTAATAAGGATATGGCAGGCCTTATATGGCTGGGATCTGGTGCAATCGTGCTCTTCCTTTTATTCCTTGCGGGCACCAAGATGCGCATGCGCCTTATGGCGGACGTATCCAACCGTGTGCTTTTGAATATCAGGGAAGAACTTTATAAGCATATTCAGACCCTTGGTTTTGGCTTTTTTGACAGCCGGCCGACGGGTAAGATACTTGCGAGAATTATTGGAGATGTAAATGCCTTAAAGGATGTGTTGTCAGACAGCGTGACTCAGTTGATACCGGATCTGATTACAGTCGTCTGTGTAGCGGTCATCATGCTGATAAAGAATTACCGCTTGGCAATGGCGGCACTGCTGACACTTCCCATATTGGCTGTTGGCATGTTTCTGATTGAGACCACGGTACATAGAAGGTGGCAGATCTACCGCAAAAAAACATCAAATTTAAATGCTTATGTACATGAAGATTTATCCGGCATCCGGATCATACAGAGCTTTGCGGCAGAACCGGAGACAAAAGAGGTATTTCATGACCTGGTTAACCAGCATTATAAATCCTTCATGGATGCGGTTATTGTAGCGGATGGCTTCGGCCCTCTGGTAGAAGTGACCTGGGGACTGGGCGGTTTCCTGCTGTATTTTATAGGAATCCGGATTGTTGGAGTGGAAAATATAGGAATCGGTACATTTCTTGCGTTTTCAACCTATATCGCTATGTTTTGGAGTCCGATCCGGAATCTGGCTAACTTTTATAATAAACTGACCACCAATATTTCCGCAGCTGAACGTATTTTTGATATCATCGATACGGAAGCGGAAATTACAGATCAGGAGGGTGCTAATGTCTTACCGGAAATTAAGGGTGAGGTGGTTTTTGAGAATGTATCCTTTGCTTATGGAGATGAGCCGGACCGGCTGATTCTTGATGACGTTAATTTTACCGTCAAGCCTGGAGAAACCATTGCGTTAGTAGGACCAACAGGCGCAGGAAAGACCACCATTGTAAATCTGATCAGCCGTTTTTATGAAACAACCGGCGGAAAAATTTTTGTTGACGGACACGAAATAAAAGAAGTGACCTTAAATAGCTTAAGAAGTCAGATGGGAATCATGACCCAGGATAATTTCCTGTTTTCCGGAACCATACGGGACAATATCAAATACGGACGTTTGGATGCGTCTGATGCCGAGGTGATAGAGGCAGCCAAAGCAGTCAATGCCCATGAATTTATCATGAAGCTGGAAAACGGATATGATTCGGTGATCAGCGAGAGAGGGGCAGGTCTTTCCATCGGACAGAGGCAGCTTCTGGCATTTGCAAGAACCATGGTGTCAATGCCTGGGATTTTGATCCTTGATGAGGCTACTTCCAGCATTGATACCCATACCGAGCTTTTGGTACAGCAGGGTATCGATGCCCTTTTGCGGGGCAGGACTTCCTTTGTCATTGCCCACCGCCTTTCTACGATCCGCAAGGCTGACCGTATATTTGTTATTGATCAGGGAAATATCATGGAGGCCGGAAGCCATGAGGAACTGATGGAACAGAAAGGCGCATACTATAAACTCTATCAGAGCCAGTTTTCATAA
- a CDS encoding MmcQ/YjbR family DNA-binding protein yields the protein MRYQWIDEYLKSMKGVSSDFKEEWNWTRYLLGDKMFAAVCKDDQGRDFLITLKLEPVEGQFLRQQYEDIIPGYYMNKVHWNSIKADGNVPDDLLKDLLEKSYRLVLAGLTKKKQSELLGE from the coding sequence ATGAGGTATCAGTGGATTGATGAATATTTGAAATCAATGAAAGGTGTATCCAGTGATTTCAAGGAGGAATGGAATTGGACCAGATATCTTCTTGGTGATAAGATGTTTGCGGCGGTGTGCAAAGATGACCAGGGTAGGGACTTTTTGATCACATTAAAGCTGGAACCGGTAGAAGGCCAGTTTTTAAGGCAGCAGTATGAGGATATCATCCCCGGCTATTATATGAATAAGGTTCACTGGAATTCCATAAAAGCAGATGGAAACGTTCCTGATGATTTGCTGAAGGATTTACTGGAAAAATCATACCGTCTGGTATTAGCCGGGCTGACGAAGAAGAAACAAAGTGAATTGCTGGGAGAGTGA
- the pcrA gene encoding DNA helicase PcrA — protein MSIYDTLNPMQKEAVLHTDGPLLVLAGAGSGKTRVLTHRIAYLIEEKSINPWNILAITFTNKAAGEMRERVDRLVGFGADSIWVSTFHSSCVRILRRHIESLGYTTNFTIYDSDDQKTLMRHVLKGLDMDPKIYKDRAMLGFISTAKNELVTAQEFELNAGGDFRQKKVAQIYKEYQSQLKKNNALDFDDLIMKTVQLFQNNPEILDYYQERFKYIMVDEYQDTNTAQFKLISLLAGKYRNLCVVGDDDQSIYKFRGANIENILNFEKAYPGAKVIKLEQNYRSSQSILNAANEVIRHNRGRKDKTLWTANEEGPLVQFKQFDNASEEADAIVRDILNSSSDYQDCAVLYRTNAQSRLIEEKCLQHNVPYRMVGGVNFYQRKEIKDVLAYLKTIANAQDDLASLRIINVPKRGIGATSLGKVQAFASEHGFSIYDAFCRAKAVPGLGKTAEKVLKFTEQIEDFRGRLEEETYSIHELVEDVLDETGYQKELESEGEIEYQTRLENIEELINKAVSFEGEHEHPNLSEFLEEVALVADVDRMDDSENRVTLMTLHSAKGLEFPRVYLSGMEDGLFPSMMSISSDDKEDVEEERRLCYVGITRAQNFLMMTAARQRMVNGETRYSKVSRFIDEIPDVLLDSDKLEPRLSASRTLDYDDSGLPWGRAKSSGRTAGVSSFGPGNNSYASKTATPVSTPGFGKAFTVEKSASLNYKEGDRVSHVKFGEGEVLEIKDGGRDFEVTVQFDQAGIKKMFASFAKLKLVRV, from the coding sequence ATGAGCATTTATGATACATTGAATCCAATGCAAAAGGAAGCGGTACTCCATACGGACGGACCGCTTCTTGTGCTGGCAGGAGCCGGGTCCGGTAAAACCAGGGTTCTTACACACCGCATTGCCTATTTAATAGAAGAAAAAAGCATCAATCCATGGAATATCCTGGCCATCACTTTTACCAATAAAGCGGCGGGTGAGATGCGGGAGCGTGTAGACCGTCTGGTGGGCTTTGGTGCGGACAGCATCTGGGTATCCACCTTTCATTCATCCTGCGTGCGCATTCTCAGGCGGCATATTGAAAGCCTTGGTTATACGACGAATTTCACCATATATGATTCCGATGACCAGAAAACTCTGATGCGCCATGTGTTAAAAGGCCTTGATATGGATCCCAAGATCTACAAGGACCGGGCGATGCTTGGATTTATTTCCACGGCAAAGAACGAGCTTGTGACGGCCCAGGAATTTGAACTGAATGCCGGCGGTGATTTCAGGCAGAAAAAAGTGGCGCAGATATATAAAGAATATCAGAGCCAGCTAAAAAAGAACAATGCCCTGGACTTTGATGACTTAATCATGAAAACCGTGCAGCTGTTCCAGAACAATCCGGAAATCCTGGATTATTATCAGGAACGTTTTAAATACATTATGGTAGATGAGTATCAGGATACCAATACGGCCCAGTTTAAGCTCATAAGCCTGCTGGCAGGAAAATACAGAAATCTCTGTGTTGTTGGAGATGACGACCAGTCCATCTATAAATTCCGCGGCGCTAACATTGAAAATATCCTAAACTTTGAAAAGGCTTATCCAGGGGCAAAGGTGATTAAGCTGGAACAGAACTACCGGTCCAGCCAGAGCATTTTAAATGCAGCCAATGAGGTGATCCGCCATAACCGGGGACGAAAGGATAAAACTTTGTGGACTGCCAATGAGGAAGGTCCTCTGGTACAGTTTAAGCAGTTTGATAACGCCTCGGAAGAGGCAGATGCCATTGTCCGGGACATTTTAAACAGCTCTTCTGACTATCAGGACTGTGCTGTCCTTTACAGGACCAATGCCCAGTCCCGTCTGATTGAAGAAAAATGCCTTCAACATAATGTTCCGTACCGTATGGTGGGAGGCGTAAATTTCTATCAGAGAAAAGAGATTAAGGATGTACTGGCCTATTTAAAGACCATTGCAAACGCACAGGATGATTTAGCCTCTTTAAGAATCATCAATGTGCCCAAGAGGGGAATTGGAGCAACCAGTCTGGGAAAAGTGCAGGCTTTTGCTTCTGAACATGGATTTTCCATTTATGATGCATTCTGCCGTGCAAAGGCTGTGCCAGGACTTGGAAAAACGGCGGAGAAGGTTCTTAAGTTTACCGAACAGATCGAGGATTTCCGGGGAAGGCTTGAAGAAGAAACGTATTCGATCCATGAACTGGTCGAAGATGTACTTGATGAAACCGGTTATCAGAAGGAATTAGAGTCAGAAGGTGAAATCGAGTACCAGACACGTCTGGAAAATATTGAAGAGTTGATCAATAAGGCGGTCAGCTTTGAAGGGGAGCATGAGCATCCCAATTTAAGTGAGTTTCTGGAAGAGGTAGCCTTGGTAGCTGATGTGGACCGGATGGATGATTCGGAAAACAGAGTAACCCTTATGACTCTTCACAGCGCCAAAGGGCTTGAGTTTCCAAGAGTGTATTTAAGCGGCATGGAAGACGGGCTGTTCCCAAGCATGATGTCCATATCCTCAGATGATAAGGAAGATGTGGAAGAAGAACGCCGTCTTTGCTATGTGGGAATCACCAGAGCTCAGAATTTTCTGATGATGACGGCGGCGAGACAGCGTATGGTAAATGGAGAAACCAGATATTCCAAGGTCAGCCGATTCATTGATGAAATTCCTGATGTGCTTTTGGATTCAGATAAGCTGGAACCAAGACTGTCTGCCTCTCGTACGCTTGATTACGATGACAGCGGTCTCCCATGGGGAAGAGCGAAGTCATCCGGCCGGACGGCGGGTGTCAGCAGTTTTGGACCTGGAAACAACTCCTATGCATCAAAAACCGCAACGCCTGTGTCAACCCCCGGTTTTGGCAAAGCATTTACTGTAGAAAAATCAGCTTCTTTAAATTATAAAGAAGGGGACCGTGTCAGCCATGTAAAGTTTGGGGAAGGCGAGGTATTGGAAATCAAAGACGGCGGAAGGGATTTTGAGGTAACAGTCCAATTTGATCAGGCAGGCATCAAAAAAATGTTTGCTTCCTTTGCAAAGCTGAAACTTGTACGAGTTTGA
- a CDS encoding DinB family protein — MKYFGEGLSDAHKALNKIIRKEDEIEQAKALFLNLHRELHLSEVSEGVENEVDRLLGDLKADEYAIMPTGKDETIAWVLWHIARIEDLTMGILVGGGNQLFDDGWKQRMNSPITDTGNSLSDGEIMDLSRKINVTELLHYRNEVGIRTRNIVKNLSSADMRTKVPSSGLDKILSEGGVTKQEDSVWLLDFWGKKDVAGILLMPPTRHIMLHLNDCCKWKEYIRTKKRYHGMSDGSNQELLL; from the coding sequence ATGAAATATTTTGGAGAAGGTTTAAGCGATGCGCATAAGGCATTAAATAAAATAATCCGTAAGGAAGATGAAATCGAGCAGGCGAAAGCTCTCTTTTTAAACCTGCACAGGGAACTTCACCTTTCAGAAGTATCGGAAGGGGTAGAAAATGAAGTGGACAGACTTCTTGGAGATCTAAAAGCAGATGAATACGCCATCATGCCAACTGGAAAGGATGAAACCATAGCATGGGTTTTATGGCATATTGCCAGGATCGAAGATCTGACCATGGGGATCCTGGTGGGAGGCGGGAACCAGCTCTTTGATGACGGTTGGAAACAAAGAATGAACTCTCCAATCACTGACACCGGCAATTCCCTGTCAGACGGCGAGATCATGGACCTAAGCCGGAAAATTAATGTTACAGAGCTGCTTCATTACCGGAACGAGGTCGGAATCAGAACCAGGAATATAGTTAAAAATTTATCATCAGCCGATATGAGAACGAAAGTTCCGTCATCAGGGCTTGATAAAATTCTTTCAGAAGGCGGAGTGACAAAACAGGAAGATTCCGTTTGGCTTCTGGATTTTTGGGGTAAAAAGGACGTTGCAGGGATTTTGCTGATGCCGCCTACCCGCCATATCATGCTTCATCTAAATGACTGCTGTAAGTGGAAGGAATATATTCGGACGAAGAAGCGGTATCATGGGATGAGTGACGGCTCTAATCAGGAGCTGCTTCTATAA
- the rlmD gene encoding 23S rRNA (uracil(1939)-C(5))-methyltransferase RlmD, with product MKKGEIYEGTIGRFDFPDKGVIELPEGKIAIKHALPGQKVRVMINKKRGGRCEGRILEVLEHSSLESAENPCPHFGSCGGCVYQTIPYAEQLKIKEQQVKDLIDGVCEDYEFEGIRPSPVEAEYRNKMEFSFGDEYKDGPLALGMHKRGSFYDVVTTTECKIVNPDFCDILKAVKEYFEQLGTGFYKKMQHTGYLRHLLVRRAVKTGEILVALVTTTQEEVDLKPLTDLLLGLSLNGKIVGILHILNDSLADVVKSDRTDILYGQDYFYEELLGLKFKISPFSFFQTNSLGAEVLYETVRGYVGETKDKVVFDLYSGTGTIAQIIAPVAKKVVGVEIVKEAVEAARENAGLNGLENCEFIDGDVLKIIDELKDKPDLIILDPPRDGIHPKALGKIIDFGVDRMVYVSCKPTSLVRDLVVLQERGYRVEKVCCVDMFPSTANVETVVLLEWKAQEVKGIRNFGQDM from the coding sequence GTGAAAAAGGGCGAGATATACGAAGGTACGATTGGAAGATTTGATTTTCCTGACAAGGGAGTCATTGAACTTCCGGAAGGGAAGATTGCAATAAAGCATGCACTTCCCGGCCAGAAGGTACGGGTTATGATAAATAAAAAAAGAGGAGGACGCTGTGAGGGGCGGATTCTTGAGGTATTGGAGCATTCAAGCCTGGAATCGGCAGAGAATCCATGTCCTCATTTTGGAAGCTGCGGGGGCTGTGTTTATCAGACAATTCCCTATGCGGAGCAGCTTAAGATCAAAGAGCAGCAGGTAAAGGACCTTATAGACGGAGTTTGTGAGGATTATGAATTTGAGGGAATTCGGCCAAGTCCTGTGGAAGCGGAATACCGGAATAAAATGGAGTTCTCCTTTGGGGATGAATATAAGGATGGCCCCTTGGCTTTGGGAATGCATAAAAGGGGAAGTTTTTATGACGTGGTGACGACTACGGAATGTAAGATCGTCAATCCGGATTTTTGTGACATCTTGAAGGCGGTTAAGGAGTATTTCGAACAATTGGGAACCGGTTTTTATAAGAAGATGCAGCATACGGGATATCTGCGTCATCTTTTGGTGCGCCGGGCCGTTAAGACCGGTGAGATCCTGGTGGCCCTGGTTACCACGACGCAGGAAGAGGTGGATTTGAAGCCACTGACGGACCTGTTGCTGGGACTTTCTTTAAATGGTAAGATTGTGGGCATTCTTCATATTTTAAACGACAGTCTGGCGGATGTGGTTAAGAGTGACAGGACAGATATTTTATATGGACAGGATTATTTTTATGAGGAGCTTTTAGGGCTGAAGTTCAAAATTTCACCGTTTTCTTTCTTCCAGACCAATTCCCTTGGGGCGGAAGTACTGTATGAGACGGTCAGAGGATATGTAGGGGAGACTAAGGATAAGGTTGTCTTTGATTTATATAGCGGAACGGGTACCATTGCTCAGATCATTGCTCCAGTGGCCAAAAAGGTTGTGGGCGTAGAAATTGTTAAAGAGGCGGTGGAAGCGGCAAGAGAGAATGCAGGACTGAATGGTCTTGAGAATTGTGAATTTATTGACGGGGATGTACTTAAGATAATTGATGAGTTGAAAGATAAGCCGGATTTGATTATTTTGGATCCGCCGAGAGATGGGATTCATCCGAAGGCGTTGGGGAAGATTATTGATTTTGGCGTGGACAGGATGGTTTATGTTTCTTGTAAGCCGACTAGTTTGGTGAGAGATTTGGTTGTTCTTCAAGAGAGAGGGTATCGGGTGGAGAAGGTTTGTTGCGTGGATATGTTTCCTTCGACGGCGAACGTGGAAACAGTGGTTCTGCTTGAGTGGAAAGCCCAGGAAGTCAAAGGGATTCGGAATTTTGGGCAGGATATGTAG
- a CDS encoding ABC transporter ATP-binding protein, producing the protein MKNLWKYGKKYSLLYVLAIVAMVVSILLDATAPQITKHIIDDVIVGGEMQILMRLLLGLVGIGLGRAVLQYTKEFIFDYAASGIGCSLRKDLFDHIQTLSMGYFDSHNTGELMARIKDDAERIWNAFGFVGMLVLECSIHTVIVIVCMYRLSPSLTLIPLVILPLIAWYAVKMENGLGEVYDKISEQTAELNTVAQENLAGVRTVKAFAREGYEIEKFRKHNKRYYDLNMKQAKLIVRYQPNISFLSKVLLMAVIVVGGILVINDKMTIGDLGAFSEYANNIIWPMEMVGWLSNDIAAAVASNKKIKKIMEEQPVIRNPESPVQPETVQGELAFQHVDFELDGKSILSDIDFTLTKGKTLGIMGVTGSGKSSIVNLIERFYDVTKGEILLDGINVKDLPLSFLRGQVSVVMQDVFLFSDSITENIKTGNKDATEWESVQQASISAGAHGFIQKLSEQYDTVIGERGVGLSGGQKQRISIARAIAKETPLLILDDSTSALDMETEKEIEAHLTELKDSSKIIIAHRISAVRRADEILILDEGRIVERGTHEELMEMRGQYYKTYQVQYGEEEMKWQSIQAE; encoded by the coding sequence ATGAAAAATCTATGGAAGTATGGAAAGAAGTACAGTTTACTGTATGTTTTGGCGATTGTGGCTATGGTCGTCAGCATCCTTTTGGATGCAACGGCTCCCCAGATCACAAAGCATATTATTGATGATGTTATTGTGGGGGGAGAGATGCAGATTCTCATGAGGCTGCTTTTAGGGCTTGTGGGAATCGGACTTGGAAGAGCGGTACTTCAGTACACAAAGGAATTTATATTTGACTATGCCGCATCCGGGATCGGATGCAGTTTAAGGAAGGATTTATTTGACCACATCCAGACCCTTTCCATGGGATATTTTGACAGCCACAATACAGGAGAATTGATGGCCAGAATCAAGGATGACGCAGAACGAATCTGGAACGCTTTCGGATTTGTGGGAATGCTGGTCTTAGAATGTTCTATTCACACGGTCATTGTTATTGTCTGTATGTACCGTCTAAGTCCCAGTCTAACACTGATTCCGCTGGTAATTCTCCCTCTGATCGCCTGGTATGCGGTCAAGATGGAAAACGGTCTGGGAGAGGTTTACGATAAGATCAGTGAGCAGACCGCCGAATTAAATACGGTTGCGCAGGAGAATCTGGCCGGGGTCCGTACCGTTAAAGCCTTTGCAAGAGAAGGTTACGAGATCGAGAAATTCAGGAAACACAATAAGCGGTATTACGATTTAAACATGAAGCAGGCCAAACTGATCGTCCGTTACCAGCCTAACATATCCTTTTTATCCAAGGTTCTTTTAATGGCAGTTATTGTTGTAGGAGGTATTCTGGTCATTAACGATAAGATGACAATAGGAGATCTGGGGGCATTTTCCGAGTATGCCAATAACATTATCTGGCCGATGGAAATGGTGGGCTGGCTTAGTAATGATATTGCAGCAGCGGTGGCCTCCAACAAAAAGATCAAAAAGATCATGGAGGAGCAGCCGGTCATACGCAATCCGGAAAGCCCGGTCCAGCCGGAGACGGTCCAGGGAGAACTGGCCTTTCAGCATGTGGACTTTGAACTGGATGGAAAGAGTATTTTAAGCGACATTGATTTTACCTTAACAAAGGGGAAAACCCTTGGCATTATGGGAGTCACCGGCTCCGGAAAAAGTTCCATTGTCAATTTGATCGAGCGTTTCTATGACGTAACAAAGGGAGAAATCCTTTTAGACGGGATCAATGTAAAGGATCTGCCCTTATCATTTCTAAGGGGGCAGGTATCGGTGGTAATGCAGGATGTATTCCTCTTTTCAGACAGTATTACGGAAAATATAAAGACTGGAAATAAAGATGCAACGGAATGGGAAAGCGTGCAGCAGGCCTCCATTTCGGCGGGAGCCCACGGCTTCATTCAGAAGCTTTCTGAGCAGTATGATACGGTAATCGGGGAGCGGGGAGTCGGACTTTCCGGGGGACAGAAGCAGAGGATCAGCATAGCCAGAGCCATTGCAAAAGAAACGCCTCTGTTAATCCTTGATGATTCCACCTCGGCTCTTGATATGGAGACAGAGAAAGAGATCGAGGCCCATCTTACAGAATTAAAGGACAGTTCGAAAATCATTATCGCCCACCGTATTTCAGCAGTGCGCCGTGCCGATGAGATCCTGATCTTAGATGAAGGACGGATCGTGGAACGGGGAACCCATGAGGAGCTTATGGAAATGCGTGGTCAGTATTATAAAACCTATCAGGTACAGTATGGAGAGGAGGAGATGAAATGGCAGTCAATTCAAGCAGAATAG
- a CDS encoding aldehyde dehydrogenase family protein has product MQNVELQKKYQLFIGGQWKDASDGKTFPSICPADGRVLTECAEATKEDVDEAVREAWKAFETWKHVPVNQRAAILNKIADIIDANREHLAMVETMDNGKPIRETMAVDIPLAAQHFRYFAGCILAEEGSANMLGENTRSLILKEPIGVVGQIVPWNFPFLMAAWKLAPVLASGCCSVFKTSSTTSLSVLELAGLIQDVIPAGVLNVITGAGSKSGQYILEHEGFRKLAFTGSTEVGKNVALAAAEKLIPATLELGGKSANIFFEDCNWEMAMDGLQLGILFNQGQVCCAGSRVFVQESIYDKFVEEAVRRFNQVKVGLPWDENTQMGSQISKGHMKEILSYIEIGKSEGAAVLCGGEQILEGGLENGAFLRPTLLGNVTNDMRVAQEEIFGPVACIIKFKTEDEVVAMANDNQYGLGGAVWTRDINRAIRVARAVETGRIWVNTYNSIPEGAPFGGYKTSGIGRETHKVILEHYTQTKNIMINLNESPSGFYPVK; this is encoded by the coding sequence ATGCAGAACGTAGAGCTTCAAAAGAAATATCAGTTATTCATAGGCGGACAGTGGAAGGATGCTTCCGATGGAAAAACATTTCCAAGTATCTGTCCGGCCGATGGGAGGGTGCTGACTGAGTGCGCCGAAGCAACAAAGGAAGACGTTGATGAGGCGGTCCGGGAAGCATGGAAGGCTTTTGAAACCTGGAAGCATGTACCAGTAAATCAGAGAGCTGCCATTCTGAATAAGATTGCGGATATCATAGATGCAAATAGGGAACATCTTGCCATGGTGGAAACTATGGACAACGGGAAACCCATAAGGGAAACAATGGCGGTCGATATTCCTCTTGCAGCTCAGCATTTCCGCTATTTTGCAGGCTGCATTCTTGCGGAAGAGGGCAGTGCTAATATGCTGGGAGAAAATACCCGAAGCCTGATCCTCAAAGAGCCTATCGGCGTAGTTGGGCAAATCGTTCCTTGGAATTTTCCTTTCCTGATGGCAGCCTGGAAGCTGGCACCGGTACTGGCAAGCGGCTGCTGTTCAGTCTTTAAGACCTCCAGCACCACTTCTCTCAGCGTTCTGGAGCTGGCAGGGCTGATCCAGGATGTGATCCCGGCAGGGGTGTTAAATGTTATTACCGGAGCAGGTTCCAAGTCCGGGCAGTATATTTTGGAACATGAAGGTTTCCGGAAGCTGGCATTTACCGGCTCAACGGAAGTAGGAAAGAACGTAGCCCTTGCAGCAGCGGAAAAGCTGATTCCGGCTACTTTGGAGCTAGGCGGCAAATCAGCCAATATTTTCTTTGAGGACTGTAATTGGGAGATGGCCATGGATGGTTTACAACTGGGTATTCTCTTTAACCAGGGCCAGGTGTGCTGTGCGGGCTCCAGGGTCTTTGTGCAGGAAAGTATTTACGACAAGTTTGTGGAAGAAGCGGTTAGACGGTTTAACCAGGTAAAGGTCGGCCTTCCGTGGGATGAAAATACCCAGATGGGAAGTCAGATCAGCAAAGGGCATATGAAAGAAATTTTAAGCTACATAGAGATAGGAAAATCGGAAGGAGCTGCTGTACTTTGTGGCGGAGAGCAGATTCTGGAGGGCGGACTGGAAAACGGAGCTTTTTTAAGGCCAACACTCCTTGGCAATGTGACAAACGACATGAGGGTGGCACAAGAAGAGATCTTCGGTCCTGTGGCATGTATTATTAAGTTTAAGACTGAGGATGAGGTTGTCGCTATGGCCAATGACAACCAGTACGGACTGGGCGGAGCAGTATGGACCAGAGACATCAATAGGGCAATTCGGGTTGCCAGAGCGGTGGAGACCGGACGTATTTGGGTTAATACCTATAATTCCATTCCTGAGGGAGCCCCTTTCGGCGGATACAAGACCTCAGGAATCGGCCGTGAGACACATAAGGTCATTCTGGAACACTACACCCAGACAAAGAATATCATGATTAATTTAAATGAATCTCCTTCAGGTTTTTATCCGGTTAAATAA
- a CDS encoding patatin-like phospholipase family protein, translated as MTEGALVLEGGSLRGVFTAGVLDVFMEQGIEMSYVNGVSAGSMCGMSYVSKQIGRTIKVDLDYVNDKRFLSFRNMVKNRSIFNFDFLFGELCDTLVPFDYDTFRKSQQTFEVVATRCKTGKPEYFEKSSCEDFISAVKASSSLPILSSMIPINGKKYLDGGCSMSVAYQRAIDLGYDKIVVILTREHGYRKPQLDKWTKKGYERYFAPLPELMKVLNEVPDRYNRMQEEIDRLEEEGRIYVIRPDKHVTVQRTEKDKRKLEALYGDGRRLAEEHMGKLKKYLEIEE; from the coding sequence ATGACAGAAGGAGCATTGGTTTTAGAAGGGGGTTCCCTAAGGGGCGTATTTACGGCCGGGGTTTTGGATGTATTCATGGAACAGGGAATTGAGATGTCCTATGTGAACGGAGTATCAGCCGGTTCTATGTGCGGCATGAGCTATGTAAGCAAACAGATCGGCCGTACCATTAAAGTGGATTTGGATTACGTCAATGATAAACGGTTTTTAAGCTTTCGGAATATGGTAAAAAACCGCTCCATTTTTAATTTTGATTTCCTGTTTGGGGAATTGTGCGATACACTGGTTCCCTTTGATTATGATACTTTTAGAAAGTCCCAACAGACCTTTGAGGTGGTTGCCACCCGCTGTAAGACAGGTAAGCCGGAATATTTTGAAAAGAGTTCCTGCGAAGATTTTATCAGTGCTGTAAAGGCCTCCAGCAGTCTTCCTATTTTATCCAGCATGATCCCGATAAATGGAAAAAAGTATCTGGATGGGGGCTGCTCCATGTCCGTTGCATATCAGAGAGCCATTGATCTGGGATATGATAAGATCGTTGTAATTCTTACCAGGGAGCACGGATATCGGAAACCTCAGCTTGACAAGTGGACAAAAAAAGGGTATGAACGCTATTTTGCCCCTCTGCCTGAGCTAATGAAAGTTTTAAATGAGGTCCCGGACCGGTATAACCGGATGCAGGAGGAGATTGACCGGCTGGAAGAAGAGGGAAGAATCTATGTCATCCGCCCGGATAAGCACGTTACTGTTCAAAGAACTGAAAAAGATAAGCGAAAGCTGGAGGCCCTGTACGGAGATGGGCGGCGTCTGGCGGAAGAACATATGGGGAAGCTGAAAAAGTATTTAGAGATTGAAGAGTAA